Within the Polaribacter pectinis genome, the region TACAGGAATAACTATGTTTTCTATATCATTTAAAGATAAAACTTGTCTTGCTAATTTTTTTTGTGAGTTATTTATTAAACCTGTGTAAAGATTAAAGTTAGATTGTACACCTCCAAATAAAGACGCATCATAACCATTGTCAAAATCGTTAGTCCCATTGTTTATATAATGTAAATCTGCACTTTTAATGTTTCCTCCTTGTTTAACAGATAATGAAATTTCTGTTCTACTATTCTTTAAAAAAGTATCTGTTGCACCTCCTCCGTTAAATTGATAAAATTCTATTTGAGTACCATCTCCTGAACTAATAAAAAATGCTTGTCCTGGTGCAATCTCAAAAGCACCATCAGAAGTAGATGTTTTTGGCACATAAGCACCAGATGCTTGATTCCAAATCCAAATAGTATTTTCTGTGAATTTTGAAGCACCATTATTGGTGAAAAATTCTGAAACTGCTAAATATGTTGGGAATGGGTTACTAACTAAATTAAATTTATTTGCATTAGCATTACTTACGGTAGCTGGTTTAGAACCTGTTGGATATGTACCTGTAAAACTAACAGCACCTCCAGTATCACTTCTTAATGCGTATCCTGTAGATGAATTAAAAGTACCTGACCCTCCAGATTGCAGATACACCCATTGTCCAGTTGTAGGGTCTGCTGCTCCATTTTGAAATGTTGCAATACCTCTATTATTTCCTGTACCAGATGCTATATTATTATCTACGACCCAAGTATCATTATATGATTGTCCAACAACAGGAGAACCTACTAAATGCCATTTATCTACAACCAGAGTTCTGTTGTAAGTTATGTTACCCGTAGATGTTCCATCAACATCTAAAGACCCACCACCATTAATAGTTAAAGTTCTTGACCCATCAACTTCTAAATTATAAGCAAAAGCACCAGTTGTAGCAGATATAATAGGCTCGTTAGTAACCCCAGATGATGGTAATACTATATCATAATCTGCAACACTAGAAGTAAAAGTTGGAACAGTATTAATATCCCAGTTTGCTGCAGTATCCCAATTTGAATCTGAACTTCCATCCCAAGTTGCGAGTGGTCTTACAGAAATATTGTCAAATCGTATTGAATTATTTACACCCCCACCACTTCTTGCATTTTTTGATACATGAAACATTAAATCTGATTGCGGTGCAGTAAAAGTATATGTGAAATGAGTCCAACTTGTTGTTGTAACAGGTATCGCTGTTACAGTACCTACATTACCATTACCTGCATAAGTACCATCATTAAGTCTAATTGTAACAAAAGCTTCTCCACCTGGGTTTATTCCTGAGTTATTATACCTAGCATAAAAGCTTAATTGATATTTTGTGCTTGAAGTAGCTGTAAAATTTTGTTTAACAGTTCTAAAGTCATTACCTAAATTCATACTATAAGTTCCAGAATAAATTTCTCCTGCACTAGGTGTAGATACTCCACCACTTGAACTAGAAAAAGGGGATAATACTCCATCTTCTAACCCTTGGTTAGAAATTAAATTTTGGCTAAAAATTATTGAAGGTAAAACCAACAACAACCATAAAATTGTAATTTTTTTCATTATAAATATATTTAATTAAGTATGTAAATAAATAAATAAATATAGAAAAGTGATAGGGGAATATGTTCAATAAATGGGGTAAATAGATAAAACCTCTTATAAAATTACCTTTTTCACAGTAACTTTCTCTTTCTGATTGATTTTGAATAAAATAAACCCCTTTAGAAAAATCTATTTCTGTCATTTTAGAAGTGGTTTTTTGAAGTAATAATTGCTTCCCTTTTGCATCAAAAATTGTTATTTTAGAACCTGATTCATCTGCTTTTATATTTAAATACTCTCTTACAGGATTTGGAAATAACTGAAAAGAGTCATCTAGATTGGCTTTGAAAATCTCCATCATCAAAGCTAGCACCAACAGAAAGCAATAGTCATTCTTTTACTTTTGGTACTAAAACTTGCCCATTTGTTGGATTTGTTGAAAATGGAAAGGGCTTTATTGCATTTGTAGAATTTATTCGAACACTGTC harbors:
- a CDS encoding T9SS type A sorting domain-containing protein, which codes for MKKITILWLLLVLPSIIFSQNLISNQGLEDGVLSPFSSSSGGVSTPSAGEIYSGTYSMNLGNDFRTVKQNFTATSSTKYQLSFYARYNNSGINPGGEAFVTIRLNDGTYAGNGNVGTVTAIPVTTTSWTHFTYTFTAPQSDLMFHVSKNARSGGGVNNSIRFDNISVRPLATWDGSSDSNWDTAANWDINTVPTFTSSVADYDIVLPSSGVTNEPIISATTGAFAYNLEVDGSRTLTINGGGSLDVDGTSTGNITYNRTLVVDKWHLVGSPVVGQSYNDTWVVDNNIASGTGNNRGIATFQNGAADPTTGQWVYLQSGGSGTFNSSTGYALRSDTGGAVSFTGTYPTGSKPATVSNANANKFNLVSNPFPTYLAVSEFFTNNGASKFTENTIWIWNQASGAYVPKTSTSDGAFEIAPGQAFFISSGDGTQIEFYQFNGGGATDTFLKNSRTEISLSVKQGGNIKSADLHYINNGTNDFDNGYDASLFGGVQSNFNLYTGLINNSQKKLARQVLSLNDIENIVIPVGLKVSANAEITFTADAQNLPNGINVYLEDRTNNTFTQLNSANAEFKFTPNKDIDGIGRFYLHVRSSALSIDGVLLESVSVFAPNNSTLRILGLPNGNTNVKMFNILGKQVLNNSFSAVMYKDIDLPYLTKGVYIVQLETAKGKLNKKIILE
- a CDS encoding T9SS type A sorting domain-containing protein translates to MMEIFKANLDDSFQLFPNPVREYLNIKADESGSKITIFDAKGKQLLLQKTTSKMTEIDFSKGVYFIQNQSERESYCEKGNFIRGFIYLPHLLNIFPYHFSIFIYLFTYLIKYIYNEKNYNFMVVVGFTFNNF